The proteins below come from a single Antennarius striatus isolate MH-2024 chromosome 18, ASM4005453v1, whole genome shotgun sequence genomic window:
- the LOC137611750 gene encoding nuclear receptor ROR-beta-like isoform X1, which translates to MRAQIEVIPCKICGDKSSGIHYGVITCEGCKGFFRRSQQNNAMYSCSRQRNCLIDRTNRNRCQHCRLQKCLALGMSRDAVKFGRMSKKQRDSLYAEVQKHQKSQECVGNGGGGSAALSLPKEDGVCSVGREDGEEGLSRSYSTGGSSSTLSDLDDIAALPDLFDLPLTPEEASEYCSLELLGGGASAGNTSNSSSSSSSSSSLSNQNSPQQTLLDGADSNGIQLLHSHSHTHPLLDHLPDDCSITDLEHITQSIVKSHLETCQYSAEDMKRFTWVQYTTEETHAFQIKPAEWMWQQCAHHITNAIQYVVEFAKRIAGFMDLCQNDQIILLKAGCLEVLLIRMCRAFNVNNSTIFFNGKFASAQFFEALGCDDLVSAVFDLGKGLCRLQLSDEEMALFSAAVLLSPDRPWLTEGQKVQKLQEKVYLALQYSLHKSVASDEKLDKMVSKLPIMKSICNLHIDKLEFFRWVHPETAYSFPPLYREVFGSELSLPDSTDS; encoded by the exons ATGAGAG CTCAGATTGAGGTGATCCCCTGTAAGATCTGCGGGGACAAGTCCTCAGGAATCCACTATGGCGTCATCACCTGTGAAGGCTGCAAG ggTTTCTTCCGCCGGAGCCAGCAGAACAACGCCATGTACTCTTGCTCTCGCCAGAGGAATTGCCTGATTGACCGGACTAACCGTAACCGCTGCCAGCACTGCCGCTTACAGAAGTGTCTGGCTTTGGGCATGAGCAGAGATG CGGTCAAGTTTGGTCGTATGTCTAAGAAGCAGCGTGACAGTCTTTACGCTGAGGTGCAGAAGCATCAGAAGTCCCAGGAGTGTGTGGGAAACGGAGGCGGGGGCTCTGCTGCTCTCTCCTTACCCAAAGAGGATGGCGTCTGCAGCGTCGGCAGAGAGGACGGCGAGGAGGGTCTGAGCAGGTCGTACAGCACCGGGGGATCCAGCTCCACCCTCAGCGACCTGGATGACATCGCGGCGCTGCCCGACCTGTTTGACCTGCCGCTGACCCCCGAGGAGGCCAGCGAGTACTGCAGCCTGGAGCTGCTCGGCGGAGGGGCCAGTGCCGGGAATACCTCCAACTCAtcgtcctcttcttcctcttcctcatccttgtCCAATCAGAATTCCCCACAGCAGACTCTGCTGGACGGGGCAGACAGCAACGGCATCCAGTTGCTGCATtcccactctcacacacatccactgctGGACCATCTGCCTGATGACTGCTCAATAACAGACCTCG AGCATATCACTCAGAGTATAGTAAAGAGTCATCTGGAGACGTGTCAGTACAGCGCTGAAGACATGAAGAGATTCACCTGGGTACAATACACAACTGAGGAAACTCACGCGTTTCAAATCAAG CCGGCTGAGTGGATGTGGCAGCAGTGTGCACACCACATCACCAACGCCATTCAGTATGTGGTGGAATTTGCCAAACGTATTGCTGGCTTCATGGATCTGTGCCAGAACGATCAGATTATATTGCTGAAAGCAG GTTGCCTGGAGGTCCTGCTGATACGTATGTGCCGAGCTTTCAACGTCAACAACAGCACGATATTCTTCAATGGAAAATTTGCCTCGGCTCAGTTCTTTGAGGCACTTG GTTGTGATGACCTCGTCAGTGCAGTGTTTGACCTGGGAAAAGGACTCTGCCGTCTGCAGCTGTCTGATGAAGAGATGGCTCTATTCAGCGCTGCCGTCCTTTTATCTCCTG ATCGACCTTGGCTAACGGAAGGCCAGAAGGTTCAGAAACTCCAGGAGAAAGTCTACCTGGCTCTGCAGTACAGTCTGCATAAGAGTGTCGCTTCGGACGAGAAACTGGACAAG ATGGTGTCCAAGTTGCCCATAATGAAGTCTATCTGTAACCTTCACATTGACAAACTCGAGTTTTTCCGCTGGGTCCACCCGGAGACTGCCTACAGCTTCCCACCGCTGTACAGGGAAGTGTTTGGCAGCGAGTTGTCTCTTCCAGACTCCACTGACAGCTAG
- the LOC137611750 gene encoding nuclear receptor ROR-beta-like isoform X2 — protein MYSCSRQRNCLIDRTNRNRCQHCRLQKCLALGMSRDAVKFGRMSKKQRDSLYAEVQKHQKSQECVGNGGGGSAALSLPKEDGVCSVGREDGEEGLSRSYSTGGSSSTLSDLDDIAALPDLFDLPLTPEEASEYCSLELLGGGASAGNTSNSSSSSSSSSSLSNQNSPQQTLLDGADSNGIQLLHSHSHTHPLLDHLPDDCSITDLEHITQSIVKSHLETCQYSAEDMKRFTWVQYTTEETHAFQIKPAEWMWQQCAHHITNAIQYVVEFAKRIAGFMDLCQNDQIILLKAGCLEVLLIRMCRAFNVNNSTIFFNGKFASAQFFEALGCDDLVSAVFDLGKGLCRLQLSDEEMALFSAAVLLSPDRPWLTEGQKVQKLQEKVYLALQYSLHKSVASDEKLDKMVSKLPIMKSICNLHIDKLEFFRWVHPETAYSFPPLYREVFGSELSLPDSTDS, from the exons ATGTACTCTTGCTCTCGCCAGAGGAATTGCCTGATTGACCGGACTAACCGTAACCGCTGCCAGCACTGCCGCTTACAGAAGTGTCTGGCTTTGGGCATGAGCAGAGATG CGGTCAAGTTTGGTCGTATGTCTAAGAAGCAGCGTGACAGTCTTTACGCTGAGGTGCAGAAGCATCAGAAGTCCCAGGAGTGTGTGGGAAACGGAGGCGGGGGCTCTGCTGCTCTCTCCTTACCCAAAGAGGATGGCGTCTGCAGCGTCGGCAGAGAGGACGGCGAGGAGGGTCTGAGCAGGTCGTACAGCACCGGGGGATCCAGCTCCACCCTCAGCGACCTGGATGACATCGCGGCGCTGCCCGACCTGTTTGACCTGCCGCTGACCCCCGAGGAGGCCAGCGAGTACTGCAGCCTGGAGCTGCTCGGCGGAGGGGCCAGTGCCGGGAATACCTCCAACTCAtcgtcctcttcttcctcttcctcatccttgtCCAATCAGAATTCCCCACAGCAGACTCTGCTGGACGGGGCAGACAGCAACGGCATCCAGTTGCTGCATtcccactctcacacacatccactgctGGACCATCTGCCTGATGACTGCTCAATAACAGACCTCG AGCATATCACTCAGAGTATAGTAAAGAGTCATCTGGAGACGTGTCAGTACAGCGCTGAAGACATGAAGAGATTCACCTGGGTACAATACACAACTGAGGAAACTCACGCGTTTCAAATCAAG CCGGCTGAGTGGATGTGGCAGCAGTGTGCACACCACATCACCAACGCCATTCAGTATGTGGTGGAATTTGCCAAACGTATTGCTGGCTTCATGGATCTGTGCCAGAACGATCAGATTATATTGCTGAAAGCAG GTTGCCTGGAGGTCCTGCTGATACGTATGTGCCGAGCTTTCAACGTCAACAACAGCACGATATTCTTCAATGGAAAATTTGCCTCGGCTCAGTTCTTTGAGGCACTTG GTTGTGATGACCTCGTCAGTGCAGTGTTTGACCTGGGAAAAGGACTCTGCCGTCTGCAGCTGTCTGATGAAGAGATGGCTCTATTCAGCGCTGCCGTCCTTTTATCTCCTG ATCGACCTTGGCTAACGGAAGGCCAGAAGGTTCAGAAACTCCAGGAGAAAGTCTACCTGGCTCTGCAGTACAGTCTGCATAAGAGTGTCGCTTCGGACGAGAAACTGGACAAG ATGGTGTCCAAGTTGCCCATAATGAAGTCTATCTGTAACCTTCACATTGACAAACTCGAGTTTTTCCGCTGGGTCCACCCGGAGACTGCCTACAGCTTCCCACCGCTGTACAGGGAAGTGTTTGGCAGCGAGTTGTCTCTTCCAGACTCCACTGACAGCTAG
- the LOC137612464 gene encoding G-protein coupled receptor 35-like — MCINTTNVTSASCKKDYLQGFAYCPLFLLGFLLNAGALRAFIAKRDSWTETHVYMFNLAVADSTLVLFLPFRIYNTFFCLPKTLICTFLINIHFINMYASILTTAAISVQRYLAIRFPLQAKSWRKKKEVASAVCSVFWVVIIIICAKFREDNYPDKLWACYERCKNLPLQPQFLFVMLFVGFLTPLLIIVFCSSQIIAILLKMDDHSQEKKSTVGVVTANLLVFVICYTPIHVGFLVSYFDVPLPGWQNAYLPSHIYLLVSEWIASTNCCFDSISYYFLLIQVYS; from the coding sequence ATGTGCATCAACACCACCAATGTCACCAGCGCTTCTTGCAAAAAGGACTACCTCCAGGGTTTTGCTTACTGCCCCTTGTTTCTGCTGGGTTTCCTCCTCAACGCTGGCGCTCTGCGGGCCTTCATCGCCAAACGGGACTCCTGGACCGAGACTCACGTCTACATGTTCAACCTGGCTGTAGCTGATTCTACCCTCGTCCTCTTCCTGCCCTTTAGGATTTATAACACCTTCTTCTGCCTGCCTAAGACTCTCATATGCACTTTCCTTATTAACATACATTTCATCAACATGTACGCCAGCATCTTGACCACAGCGGCCATTAGCGTCCAGCGCTACCTCGCCATAAGGTTCCCACTGCAGGCCAAAtcatggaggaaaaagaaagaggtggCTTCTGCTGTGTGTTCGGTGTTTTGGGtggttattataataatatgtgCCAAATTCCGAGAGGACAACTACCCCGACAAACTCTGGGCCTGCTATGAAAGATGCAAAAATCTTCCACTTCAGCCACAATTTCTTTTTGTGATGCTATTTGTAGGTTTTCTCACTCCGCTTCTGATCATTGTCTTCTGTTCCAGTCAGATCATCGCTATTTTGTTAAAAATGGACGACCATTCACAGGAAAAGAAGAGCACTGTTGGTGTCGTAACAGCAAACCTCCTGGTGTTTGTTATCTGCTACACTCCGATCCACGTTGGGTTTCTTGTCAGCTACTTCGATGTTCCACTGCCAGGCTGGCAGAATGCATACCTACcctcacacatttatttactgGTTTCTGAATGGATCGCTTCCACAAACTGCTGCTTTGATTCCAttagttattattttttattgatacaggtttattcttaa